A window from Leifsonia shinshuensis encodes these proteins:
- a CDS encoding hotdog fold thioesterase, with the protein MTDDALTYVQQRGLGRLAEKMGIEMLEFTVERAVARMPVEGNTQPADLLHGGAYVVLGESLGSMSANLYAGEGRLAVGIEINASHTRSATSGYVTGVCTPIHLGRTLTTHEIAVTDDRGRRCSTIRITNLIKDL; encoded by the coding sequence ATGACCGACGACGCACTCACGTATGTGCAGCAGAGGGGGCTCGGCCGGCTGGCCGAGAAGATGGGCATCGAGATGCTCGAGTTCACCGTCGAGCGGGCCGTGGCCCGCATGCCCGTCGAGGGCAACACGCAGCCGGCGGACCTGCTGCACGGCGGTGCGTACGTGGTGCTCGGCGAGTCCCTCGGCTCGATGTCGGCCAACCTCTACGCGGGCGAAGGACGCCTCGCGGTCGGCATCGAGATCAACGCGTCGCACACCCGCTCGGCGACGAGCGGCTACGTCACGGGCGTGTGCACGCCCATCCACCTCGGCCGCACGCTGACGACGCACGAGATCGCGGTGACGGACGACCGCGGCCGCCGCTGCTCGACCATCCGCATCACGAACCTGATCAAGGACCTGTGA
- a CDS encoding response regulator translates to MTDQENTATAPRRVVVAEDESLIRLDIVEILRDNGFEVVGEAGDGETAVALATELRPDLVIMDVKMPQLDGISAAERLSKDHIAPVVLLTAFSQKELVERATEAGALAYVVKPFTPNDLLPAIEIALARYQQIIALEAEVSDMVQRFETRKLVDRAKGLLNEKMGLSEPEAFRWIQKASMDRRLTMHDVAQAIIEQLAPKK, encoded by the coding sequence GTGACTGACCAGGAGAACACCGCCACCGCACCCCGCCGCGTCGTCGTGGCGGAGGACGAATCGCTCATCCGCCTCGACATCGTCGAGATCCTGCGCGACAACGGTTTCGAGGTCGTGGGTGAGGCCGGCGACGGCGAGACCGCTGTGGCCCTGGCGACCGAGCTGCGTCCCGACCTGGTCATCATGGACGTCAAGATGCCGCAGCTCGACGGCATCTCCGCGGCGGAGCGCCTCTCGAAGGACCACATCGCCCCCGTCGTCCTGCTGACCGCATTCAGCCAGAAGGAGCTCGTCGAGCGGGCCACCGAGGCGGGCGCGCTCGCGTACGTCGTCAAGCCGTTCACGCCGAACGACCTGCTCCCGGCGATCGAGATCGCCCTCGCGCGCTACCAGCAGATCATCGCCCTCGAGGCCGAGGTCTCCGACATGGTGCAGCGCTTCGAGACCCGCAAGCTGGTGGACCGCGCCAAGGGCCTCCTCAACGAGAAGATGGGCCTCAGCGAGCCCGAGGCGTTCCGCTGGATCCAGAAGGCGTCGATGGACCGCCGCCTCACCATGCACGACGTCGCCCAGGCGATCATCGAGCAGCTCGCCCCCAAGAAGTAG
- a CDS encoding FBP domain-containing protein: MEILSPQQIRESFVNCSRSEAEELPLPPGLHEVDWARREYLGWRDPRLPQRGYVVIPTDDGPVGIVLRASEASMRSHAPSMCGWCQDVHLTNDVWFWSARRAGAAGRNGDTVGTLVCGAFECSANVRRTPPPSYVGFDADLVVEERIAGLAQRARRFAATVVGARI, translated from the coding sequence ATGGAGATCCTGAGCCCGCAGCAGATCCGCGAGTCGTTCGTCAACTGCTCCCGCAGCGAAGCCGAGGAGCTGCCCCTGCCTCCCGGCCTGCACGAGGTCGACTGGGCGAGGCGCGAGTACCTCGGCTGGCGCGACCCTCGGCTCCCGCAGCGCGGCTACGTGGTCATCCCGACGGACGACGGCCCCGTGGGCATCGTGCTGCGCGCGTCCGAGGCGTCGATGCGGTCGCACGCGCCGTCGATGTGCGGCTGGTGCCAAGATGTGCACCTCACGAACGACGTCTGGTTCTGGTCCGCGCGCCGGGCGGGCGCGGCCGGCCGCAATGGCGACACCGTCGGCACGCTGGTCTGCGGCGCGTTCGAGTGCAGCGCAAACGTGCGGCGCACCCCGCCGCCGTCGTACGTCGGCTTCGACGCCGACCTGGTGGTGGAGGAGCGGATCGCCGGCCTGGCCCAGCGGGCCCGCCGTTTCGCCGCGACGGTGGTCGGCGCGCGCATCTGA
- a CDS encoding thioredoxin domain-containing protein: MTTIESVTDASFQEDVLAAPGTTVVEFWAEWCGPCRALSPILQQLQDEHGDRIRIVKINADENMDTTVAYKALALPVMKVFRDGEVVKTIVGAKPKPAMEMELAPFL; the protein is encoded by the coding sequence ATGACCACGATCGAGAGCGTCACCGACGCCAGCTTCCAGGAGGATGTGCTCGCCGCCCCGGGCACCACCGTCGTCGAGTTCTGGGCGGAGTGGTGCGGTCCGTGCCGGGCCCTGTCGCCCATCCTGCAGCAGTTGCAGGACGAGCACGGCGACCGCATCCGCATCGTGAAGATCAACGCGGACGAGAACATGGACACGACCGTCGCCTACAAGGCGCTGGCCCTGCCGGTGATGAAGGTGTTCCGCGACGGCGAGGTGGTGAAGACCATCGTCGGAGCTAAGCCGAAGCCGGCGATGGAGATGGAGCTCGCGCCGTTCCTCTGA
- a CDS encoding hydrolase, whose product MAEWLCATCAVEFGAGEQPPASCPICEDERQYVPPTGQEWTTLQRLQRGGERVSITELEPDLYGLRSEPRVGIGQQGLLLRTPDGNLLWDPPGYVDEAAAAAVQDLGGVAVIATSHPHMFGAQVTWSRMLGDPPVLVNAADRHWVQREDPAIQSWTGEVEVLPGVTLRTVGGHFPGSAVVHWDRGVVLSGDTVFPGPSQRWVTFQRSFPNDIPLSAAVVRRIADAVCDRPFDRMYGNLGNVVPRDARDAVLRSADRYIGWVSGAFDHLT is encoded by the coding sequence GTGGCGGAGTGGCTGTGCGCGACATGCGCGGTGGAGTTCGGCGCGGGGGAGCAACCGCCCGCGTCCTGTCCGATCTGCGAGGACGAGCGGCAGTACGTGCCGCCGACCGGGCAGGAGTGGACGACGCTGCAACGCCTGCAGCGCGGCGGCGAGCGCGTCTCGATCACCGAGCTCGAGCCGGACCTGTACGGCCTCCGCAGCGAACCTCGGGTCGGCATCGGGCAGCAGGGGCTGCTGCTGCGGACCCCCGACGGCAACCTGCTCTGGGATCCGCCCGGCTACGTCGACGAGGCCGCGGCCGCCGCGGTGCAGGATCTGGGCGGCGTCGCGGTCATCGCGACGAGCCACCCGCACATGTTCGGCGCGCAGGTGACCTGGTCCCGGATGCTCGGCGACCCGCCGGTGCTGGTGAACGCCGCCGACCGGCACTGGGTGCAGCGGGAGGACCCGGCCATCCAGTCCTGGACCGGCGAGGTCGAGGTGCTGCCCGGCGTCACCCTGCGGACGGTCGGCGGCCACTTCCCGGGCAGTGCGGTCGTGCACTGGGATCGGGGCGTCGTGCTCAGCGGCGACACCGTCTTCCCGGGGCCGTCGCAGCGCTGGGTGACGTTCCAGCGCAGCTTCCCGAACGACATCCCGCTCTCCGCGGCGGTGGTCCGGCGGATCGCGGACGCGGTGTGCGACCGGCCGTTCGACCGGATGTACGGCAACCTCGGCAACGTCGTGCCGAGGGACGCGCGGGATGCGGTGCTCCGCTCGGCCGACCGCTACATCGGCTGGGTGAGCGGGGCGTTCGACCACCTCACCTGA